GCTGAACAGAAACTTGAAACTCATCTGCAATTGAAAAAAGTGTATCTCCCTTTTTAACTGTGTACGTTTTAGATTTCGCCTGTTCTTTTACGATTAGCCTTTGGCCAATTGCCAAACTGTCTAAAGTAAGCCCGTTCAGCCCTTTTAAGGCTTCAACGGAAAGACCGTATGCTTTTGAAAGCCCCCACAGCGTGTCCCCTTTTTTAACAGTAATTGCAGCTGGATTTTTCACTTCAGCAGAGGCGGGCTGAGAAAGGACAGGCACTGTTTCAATCTTGTTTGCAGCCACCATCAGAAATGGATCAACAGCATTTTTTTTATCGTAAGTCCACTTTTCCTTATGTACTTCAAAATGAAGATGTGTCCCTCTGGAAACCCCGGTATTTCCAATAATGCCAATTTCCTGTCCTTTCTCCACTTTAGCAGTTTCCGAGACTGACCTTTTGCTTAAATGAGCATAGACTGTTTCATAGCCTTCAGGATGATGAATAAATACAACATGTCCATATGTATCTGAATAATAGGATTTCGTAACAAGGCCCTCCTGCACTGACTGAATGATTGTGCCTTCAGGAGCTGCTATATCAATCCCTTTATGCTTGCCGCTTCTTGTTCCAAATGTATCTGTAATCGTACCCTTTATCGGGCTTGACCATTTTACAGCATTTGCTCTTTCTTCGGCCTTTGCCTGCGTTCCGCTTACGAATAATAGAACAATGCATACTCCGACTATTAATGCGATTGATAATCTTCTTAACAAATCTAACATAACTTCCCCCTAGATACTTGTTTGTCAAAAAATGACCAATACTAGTATTATGCAGGGATTTCCATTTCATACATGAAGATTGCCTTTACAAAGACCATCCTTGTTTTGATAAGTGCGTCAAGCAGGATTAATCCTGTATATTTTCTATAACTTTATCTACTTTTTGAAATGAGATTTTTTTATGAAACTGCTTGTTTACTTTTTTCTCTATTGAGGCAAACATACATGAAACTTGTTTGGCCCTTTTTTTAGTGCGAAATATGATTTTTCTGCGGGATATATCGGATTATTTGCGAAAAGGATCTGCTTTTTCAGCAAAATGGTGAAGTTAACAGGCTCGGCATCTTCCAATCCAAAAGAAAAAACCGCAGCATTCCTGCTGCGGTCTTCACATCTCTTTATTCATTTAATTCTACAGGATTTGGAGAAAATGGCACAGGCACTGCTTCTGTAACATTCATATCTCCGACTCTGTCTACATTTATTCCTTCAAACTTCACATTCTCATATCCAAACTCTTTAGCTGTCATGAGAATGGCTTCAAGCATCAGAGTATCTGATTCATTATCATCAATTGTTGATTCATCTGTAAACTCAATTGTTACGTTATGATTTTTTTCTTCAATCTCTTTAATGACCACTGTTTTTTCGATGACAGGCTTAAGCCCGAGCGTTCCATTGCCTTTCATTGCGGACAATGCCTCAGACAGCTTTTCGAATGGGAGAAGGGAAGGTGCAAGGAGTTTAGGCGCTTCTATGCTCTCCTGATATAGGAAATAAGCTTTTCTTTTGAATTTGTCCAGTTTCATCCCTTCCTGGAAGCCATATGCACCAAGCTCTATTCCTTTCTCTCCGTTTTTATAGTACTCTGCTTCTTCCACGCCCTGCCAGCGGAAAGACTCTTCAATGCCTTCAGTAAAAAGTTTGTTGTCTGTTTCTGAAGAGGACTGAGCAAAAGAATTTTCGTTCACGTCGATTAAAAGCTTAGAAGTCGTCCCTTCCGCATAATCAAGGTTAGTTCCCGTTAAAGAAGAAGAACTCAAGCCGAGCTGTGCTGGATCAAATGCTGAAAGAGCCGATTGAAATAAATTCAGATAATCTTCACTCTTCTCCATTTTAACGCTGACTGGAATCATGTTTTGAACTTGCTGATCAGGATATGCAAGAGTGACAATTGAAACCTGGTCTTCGGGACGGGCAACAAATGTGGTTTTTTCAGACTGAACGTAAAGGTTAGATTCACTCTTTAAACTTGAGTCCTGGATGGATTGCTCTGCTTGTTCATAACTTGCTTTGTCCATGCTTGAATCTGATTTGCTTTCATTTACTCCGAGCTGATTAAGGAAGTATGGCGATATCAATAAGAGAATTAAAAGTGCGGCGATGCTTGCGAAAGCAGGTGTCACCCAGGGCTTTCTGTGTTTATATTCATTTTTCGGCAATCGGGCATAAATTTCGGCAGAAGTCCGTTTATCTTCAATCACCGGAAGCTTTTTTATGGCTTTTGCAATTTGTTCTTCATTCCAATTTGATTTGTTCATCCCTTTAAAATCCCCTCCTCCCTCACATTATGGTCTGCCAAATGTTTTTTTAATGCTTTTAATGCTCTGTGCTGTGTGGTCTTCACCTTACTCTCAGTAAAGCCAAGTGCAGCCGCAGTCTCAGCAATGGACAGCCCTTGAAGATAACGGAGAATGATGACAGAGCGCTGATCTACTGTACAGCTGTCAAGAGAACGGTAAATTCCCTGCAATTCTTCATTTTGAGCGGCAATTTCCTCAGGCAATGGCTGAACATCCTTTATTTGCTGCCGGTCCCAGTCAAATGTTTCAAGAATTCTTTGCTTCAATGTTTTTTGCTTTCTGAAAAAGTCAATGGCAACATGCCTTGCTATAGAAAAAATCCACGTTTTTTCACTGCTTCTGCCTTCAAAGCTGTCATAGGATTTTAAAATGCGGATATATACTTCCTGAACGAGGTCTTCAGCCTGCTCACGATTTTTTACCATATAAAATAAAAATTGAAAAATATCTCCATGATATTTTTCATAGATCCTCTGAAAGGCCTCTTCCATGAATGTACCTCCGATCACACCATTAGTCGATTTTGTTTTATAAAAAGTTACATATTATTCACTATATATCTGTTCAAGAAAAGTTCAAGCGCCCGTTTAGCTCAAGCATGACAGATAAGAATCCGCAAGAAAAGTCCGTTTGTGACTTTTTTGGCGGATTCGTTCTGACACGCATCTAGGCATCGGCGCCGGCTCCGAACGCAGATATCTTTATTATATAATCCACAGCCTTTTGACTTTTATAAATTCCTGAACGTATAAAAAGGAAGGTGCTCCCTTCCTTTATTTCCAGCTATTTTATGATTGTTTAGGCTTCGTAAATACGATTGCGCTTCTTTCGTATTCTACATCTTTAGAGCCAAGCCTCGCATTCGCGACTCTTGCAGCAGCAAAGAAGTAATCTGACAATCTATTCATATATGTTAATACGTGTTCATTAATCTCCGTCTGCTTCTGCAGGGAAACGATGCAGCGTTCAGCTCTTCTGGCTACTGTTCTTGCAATATGTATCGCGGATGCTGCTTGTGTGCCTCCGGGAAGGATAAATCGCTGCAGCGGAGGAGCTTCAGCAGAATAATGATCGATTCTTTCTTCTAAAAATGCAATCATTTCAGCTGTTGTTTTATAGGGATGCTTCTGTTTGCCATGTATAACCGCAAGATCACTGCCGCAATCAAACAGTTCATGCTGGATCTTTTCAAATTCATGATACAAGTCAATCAGTTTTTCTTCATGAAGCCACGTCATGGCAAGTCCGACAAATGAATTTACTTCATCAATTGTGCCGTATGCCTCGACTCTTAAGTCATCTTTGTCGACACGGCCGCCAATTATACTTGTTTTCCCTTTGTCGCCAGTTCTCGTATACAGATTCAATTTTAAGCAGCTCCTTTAGGGTTTAAAATAAAAAGAGCGAATCTAATCGCTCTTTTATTTTACCATTTTTCTTATTGCATTGTTATGCCATAATCCTTCTTATTCAAGTAATACTCAAACGTTTTTCGCATAACAGGATAAAGCAGAAGAAAGAAAATTCCATTTCCGATTGCATGTGCTGTATCAAAAGGCAAGCCTGCAAGGTAATAAGCTAAGCCATGGTCAGTTAATACAAACATATTCAGTGATACAACAAACCCGAAAAGATAACCCGACAATACAGAAATGGGTGTAAAGATGATCAGACGATTTGATTTCACAAATTTGCCTAAAAAACCTGATAATAACGCGAGTGTACCCCATGCGAGCATTTGCCAGATTGTCCATGTTCCCATTCCGAGCAGCAAATTGCTCAAGAAGCAGCCTAATACGGCTACAATCATGCCATTTACAGGACCAATTAGGATTGAAGTAATCAGAATAATCGCTGTCATTGGCTGGACGTTCGGAACAAATTGAAAGGCCATTCGCCCTACAACTGATAAAGCAATCAGCAGGGAAAGCAGACTGATTCTTCTAGTTGTCATAACGTGATCCAGGATTACTCATATTTTCTTAAATCGAACTCTACTTTATCTCCATCTTTCAGCTCGATTTCATTAGCACCAGTCATCGCATCTTCTCCATTTACGATTAAGTGCCAGTAGGTTTTATCCTTATC
The window above is part of the Metabacillus dongyingensis genome. Proteins encoded here:
- a CDS encoding M23 family metallopeptidase, with product MLDLLRRLSIALIVGVCIVLLFVSGTQAKAEERANAVKWSSPIKGTITDTFGTRSGKHKGIDIAAPEGTIIQSVQEGLVTKSYYSDTYGHVVFIHHPEGYETVYAHLSKRSVSETAKVEKGQEIGIIGNTGVSRGTHLHFEVHKEKWTYDKKNAVDPFLMVAANKIETVPVLSQPASAEVKNPAAITVKKGDTLWGLSKAYGLSVEALKGLNGLTLDSLAIGQRLIVKEQAKSKTYTVKKGDTLFSIADEFQVSVQQLKKENRLKSEAIFPYQNLKISNHSSSSE
- the sigX gene encoding RNA polymerase sigma factor SigX, whose amino-acid sequence is MEEAFQRIYEKYHGDIFQFLFYMVKNREQAEDLVQEVYIRILKSYDSFEGRSSEKTWIFSIARHVAIDFFRKQKTLKQRILETFDWDRQQIKDVQPLPEEIAAQNEELQGIYRSLDSCTVDQRSVIILRYLQGLSIAETAAALGFTESKVKTTQHRALKALKKHLADHNVREEGILKG
- a CDS encoding cob(I)yrinic acid a,c-diamide adenosyltransferase, translated to MNLYTRTGDKGKTSIIGGRVDKDDLRVEAYGTIDEVNSFVGLAMTWLHEEKLIDLYHEFEKIQHELFDCGSDLAVIHGKQKHPYKTTAEMIAFLEERIDHYSAEAPPLQRFILPGGTQAASAIHIARTVARRAERCIVSLQKQTEINEHVLTYMNRLSDYFFAAARVANARLGSKDVEYERSAIVFTKPKQS
- a CDS encoding ECF transporter S component; the protein is MTTRRISLLSLLIALSVVGRMAFQFVPNVQPMTAIILITSILIGPVNGMIVAVLGCFLSNLLLGMGTWTIWQMLAWGTLALLSGFLGKFVKSNRLIIFTPISVLSGYLFGFVVSLNMFVLTDHGLAYYLAGLPFDTAHAIGNGIFFLLLYPVMRKTFEYYLNKKDYGITMQ